The Apium graveolens cultivar Ventura chromosome 10, ASM990537v1, whole genome shotgun sequence nucleotide sequence ATGTAGTCCTTTAGTTCAGAGATCTCCGTTGCAGTAATTAAACTTGCGTAGAAAAAACAAGCGATAATCACCGCCAAAACACACTTGaaacttaatttaaatatttgCGCATATCGGACGCATTTTTTGGTCTTCCAAGAAAGCCAGAATTATGGGGTTTTCGAGGTTGTTCATCTTTATAACGTCTGTATATGTGATGTATCTTTTCTTCTCGAAACAATAATAATGGTAGGCAAGGTTAGTACAGATTTTGTGTGTTTGGTAGGTCATGGAGCAGATGCTCGTTAATCTGTATTTATAGCATCTTGAATCTTATACTTGTAATTGAGTTAGGTGTCTGATTTGTGGTTTACTACTCTTTCAATTTAATCCTAATATTATTCGGATGACACACGAACGCCAGCATATAAACTTCTTACAAAATCCCGCTTGCAATTTTATGACCTCCTCCTCTGTTCCTCTTCCCCTTGTTAAACGAAACCTCCTTTTTCCTCGTCAATCATATCCATCTCCAGTCCCAGTTTCTATGTTTTACATGGTGCTTTCTCCACCAATTTTTCATTTAAAGTTGTAGGTAATGATTGCGAAATTCAGCATATTAATATTCCAGTTTGTGATGTTAACCAGAATACTTACTTTTTCATCCAATCTAATTTACATATTTATAGAAGTTTACATATTTGCACATTGGCCATGAAGATAATTTGCAAATCGATGTTGGCAGATACATTTTGGTAAAACAAGCAGAACCTATTTCCAGGTATCCATCATTCTTTGCCATAATAAATTCTTCGGATTTTGTTTCATGATTTGGCGTACTGATTAGTGCTTGTGGCATTGTAAGATACATGATTCCAGAACTTTGAACATTGTTATAAAAACAAATGTAACATCCAATTAGTCTTGCATTAATGCCAAGCAGTACAATTATTTCAGAATTATAACATTCCGACACAACCAGGACTTAAACCAAGACTCAAAACAGGACAAGACTAAAACAGAGAAAGCTCAAACAAAAATCAACCAGAAATCTGGATAGACTTAACATCAGGCTTCTTGACATCCTCCTTGGGAACAGTAACAGTTAAAACCCCATTTTCCATCGCAGCCTTCACCAGATCAACTTTCGCATTCTCCGGAAGCCTGAACCTCCTCATAAACTTCCCGCTGCTCCTCTCGACGCGATGCCAAGTGTCACCCTTCTCCTCCTGCTCACGGTTCCTCTCCCCTCTTATCTGAAGCACCCGATCATCTTCCACTTCCACCTTCACTTCCTCCTTCTTAAGCCCTGGAACGTCCGCTTTAAACACGTGAGCCTCTGGAGTCTCCTTCCAGTCTATTGTCACATTGGCGAAAGACGCCTCTCCTGAAGCAAAATGATTAGAGAGCTGCCCGAGGCCCTGGAAAGGGTCCCAAACGTCGAGAGAGAACGGATCAAATGCGGTTGATGATCTGCGACCAAAAATGCTTGGAATCATCGACATGATTTTATTGAATTTGATTGAATTGATTGGCTGAATGTTAATTGAATTTgtatatgattttttttgttGCAGAAGAGTAAAGTGGTGGAGGATGTTTTTATAGCGAGTAGAGTGGAAGTTGAAAGAGATATCGTGATAGGTCTGGAATGTTCCAAACCACTCTAGAGTTTCCTCGTTTAACGCGTGCTATACGGAATGACACGATTATGGAATACTCCCTCCGTTTCATTTTAAATAGTGTTTGACTTTTCTGCACTCATTTCTAAGtgttttgatttaaaaatttttttttctgaataaaagtatataacttaaacttttatttacaaaagaaaaattttaaaaataatattttttactATGCGGTCAAAGCATCTTGAAATATGTGGAGAAAAGTCAAGACACAGTTAAAATGAAACAGATTTTTTTCATGCAATTGTAtagataaatttttttaaaaaaatagaaagtGTGGTAAATAGTATTTTTCCTTCATCTACTAATAATCTCTTAAATATAACACAATTTTGCAATATCCTTAACTTTTATTACCATTCTTTCCATTTCTTATACATTCCTCCTACCGAAGTTATATTTTAGAACTAGTTGAACGttttttcattaaaatatcattaAGCAAGAAAAAGTTTTTACATTTCCTTTTTCTAAATCTTCTTTTAAGAACTTGTTTTTTTTTCATATAAATACGTACTCCCTCTATCCTATTGGACACGGATGTTAAGAAAAAATAAAATGTTAGGATAAaaaataagaaaagtaggtaaagtTATGGAACCGATCAACTTAATGTAAAGGGAAAAAATCATGAATTAAGTAGATGcagttaatttttatattataaactttttattattttttgtaaattttgaaatatataaaATTGAATAAGATATGCtaaaaataaaaatgtataaAAATGAATGTGATAGAGAGGTATAATATATTTACTAGTTGATAACTCGTGCGAACACGAGACCGGGATTAATAATTCAAATTAGTATTTGTAGAGATTTAAATCACAACAGAACACATgtcaaaattaaaatattaaattgaAACTTGTAAAAAAATAAATCTAATGAAAATGTATAATAAATTAATAGTATTTAGttatctcttctatatataaaaATAGGTGAATAAGGATATAATTtgatgagattaaaaagtctcattaaaaagactaaattatctctgtttttaatatttatataaaatatgcGATTTATGGGAATCGAACTCAAGTTTTTTCATTCAACTATAGAACctcttaccactacaccatattgtcacatatgtttttttatcatacacataatatgtaagtgtgttAAATGTACTTACTTAAATTCCGCATAAAAAGGATAGTTAGTTGAgtatttgtacagttaattttaaaggaTTAAATTTCAGATATAAAATTAGACATAGTACATAAATcgattattatcttatttattaataattttttagtttgaaaatatatctcatatatttttaacatattttttattataaaaagtaattaaaatgtacatatatatttttttaaatattgaaaatataatcgcttatatataaataatctatattggtattacatatttagataagttcgaattataatgagttaatgcattttagaacttggcctattgttcaaaaaatactcgaaatttgactacatgatcCAGCCGAAAAACATCGTCATATTCTActtttagtaaatttaaattacaagctcggcgaaaatatcttaccaataatgt carries:
- the LOC141692681 gene encoding 17.6 kDa class I heat shock protein-like, which gives rise to MSMIPSIFGRRSSTAFDPFSLDVWDPFQGLGQLSNHFASGEASFANVTIDWKETPEAHVFKADVPGLKKEEVKVEVEDDRVLQIRGERNREQEEKGDTWHRVERSSGKFMRRFRLPENAKVDLVKAAMENGVLTVTVPKEDVKKPDVKSIQISG